From Mauremys mutica isolate MM-2020 ecotype Southern chromosome 17, ASM2049712v1, whole genome shotgun sequence, one genomic window encodes:
- the NFKBID gene encoding NF-kappa-B inhibitor delta, whose product MEPRSPGLSAWSPFPSPGGRGDRSTLPPQTVKKLLEQKRRQQTALGYAASSQIPTDAIDPSQTDECPEPMGLGRGSGGESAPGPPLAPYPPWQVDPSCHAAFPDCHYHCSAVASSYQPSGHTYDSTDSYPPVGTGVFGAGDPYSTMMAATGDLEVPVSAPSLGLFPTPQASAAPWMQPARSTPYADPLELGSFGDPVGVLDPGELARARVEIQSMDPARLLHQDEDGDTILHLLAARGLRHFAQAAAEAFKECGRLEIKEHKGKTPLLVAATANQAELVRDLLALGADANAADHKGQTLLHLAATYGFPNVLMAVVASGVLVNVEARNFEGQTPLHCAVISHNKASRALGVGTLTPERLQEMLACIQTLLHMGADYTSQDIKSSKTVLHLAVQDGNLPLVQFFLQLPGPRQFINMKAHGNTALHMAAALPSPPCQESLVRLLLSRGADPSARNLENEQPAHLLPPGPGGDQLRLLLKSRRPLPGTARRPAQPP is encoded by the exons atggaacccaggagtcctgggctgaGTGCTTGGTCTCCCTTCCCCTCGCCAGGCGGCAGAGGAGACAGAAGCACGCTCCCACCCCAGACAGTGAAGAAGCTTCTGGAGCAGAAGAGACGGCAGCAGACGGCGCTGGGCTATGCGGCCAGCTCTCAG atACCAACAGATGCCATTGACCCTTCCCAGACAG ATGAGTGCCCGGAGCccatggggttgggaaggggatCTGGAGGGGAAtctgcccctggccccccccTGGCTCCCTACCCACCCTGGCAAGTCGATCCCTCATGCCACGCGGCCTTCCCCGACTGCCACTATCACTGCTCAGCAGTGGCCAGCAGCTACCAGCCCTCAGGACACACGTACGATTCAACAGACTCCTACCCCCCTGTGGGAACCGGGGTGTTTGGAGCAGGGGATCCCTACAGCACCATGATGGCAGCCACGGGGGACTtggag GTCCCTGTGTCAGCCCCCTCACTGGGCCTGTTCCCAACTCCGCAGGCATCTGCTGCCCCTTGGATGCAGCCTGCCCGGAGCACCCCCTATGCTGATCCCCTAGAGCTGGGTAGCTTTGGAGACCCGGTCGGGGTGCTGGATCCTGGGGAGCTGGCTAGGGCCCGAGTCGAGATCCAGAGCATGGACCCGGCGCGGCTGCTGCATCAGGATGAAGATGGGGACAC GATCCTACACCTGCTGGCTGCCCGGGGGCTGCGTCACTTTGCCCAGGCGGCTGCTGAGGCCTTCAAGGAGTGCGGGCGGCTGGAGATCAAGGAGCACAAGGGCAAG ACCCCGCTGCTGGTGGCTGCCACGGCCAACCAGGCCGAGCTGGTGCGGGACCTGCTGGCGCTGGGAGCCGATGCCAATGCCGCTGACCACAAGGGCCAGACTCTGCTGCACCTGGCAGCCACCTACGGGTTCCCCAATGTCCTCATG gctgtggTGGCATCTGGGGTCCTTGTCAACGTGGAGGCCAGGAACTTTGAAG GGCAGACCCCTCTGCACTGCGCGGTGATCTCCCACAACAAGGCCTCGCGGGCACTGGGCGTCGGGACCCTGACCCCAGAGCGGCTGCAGGAGATGTTGGCCTGCATTCAGACCCTGCTGCACATGGGGGCAGATTACACCAGCCAG GACATAAAGAGCAGCAAGACAGTTCTGCACCTGGCTGTGCAGGATGGGAACCTGCCGCTGGTTCAGTTCTTCCTGCAGCTGCCCGGGCCCCGGCAATTCATCAACATGAAG gcccACGGGAACACAGCTCTGCACATGGCCGcagccctgccgagcccccccTGCCAGGAGAGCCTCGTGCGGCTGCTACTGAGCCGGGGAGCTGACCCCAGTGCCCGCAACCTGGAGAATGAGCAGCCGGCCCATCTGCTGCCCCCCGGGCCCGGGGGAGACCAG cTACGCCTCTTGTTGAAGAGCCGGCGCCCGCTCCCTGGCACTGCCCGCCGTCCCGCCCAGCCCCCCTAG